In Desulfurococcaceae archaeon MEX13E-LK6-19, the genomic window CCGCCCAGACCACCAGTTCTATGTCCAGGTTGTCCTCATCGAAACACATTCTACATCATAAAGACTGCCGCCAACAAAGCTGGGTTAAAGGACCCCATTTACACTGGAGATATTGGATGCTATACACTAGGCTATAACGAACCATTCAAGACACAAATGACGAGCTTTGAAATGGGAGGAAGTATAGGCGTAGCTCATGGTTTAAGTAAAGTTGTTGATGAACCAGTTATAGCAGTTATAGGTGATTCAACATTCTATCACGCAGGAATACCTCCAGCAATAAACATAGTCTACAACAAAGGACGCGCAATTGTACTTGTTCTCGACAACTACTACACCGCCATGACCGGTCATCAACCACATCCTGGAACAGGGTACACTGCCATGGGCGAGGAAACTTATAGAGTTCCAGCCGAAAAACTATTGGAGTCAATGGGGTTCAAGACATTCGTTATAAATCCAATGAACGTCAAGGAGTCCATTGAAAAAGTTGTTGAAGCATACAAAGCATACAAGGAAGGAGAATACGTAGCAATTGTGTCAAGAATGAAATGTGCATTACAAGCACAAAGAGAAGCTAGAAAGAAAGGCATTAAATTACCAGCATATGGAATCAATGAGGACAAATGCCGTGGATGCATGGTTTGTGTAAATCTACTCGCCTGTCCAGCAATAATAGTTCCCGAAGGCAAGAAGAAGCCAGTAATACTAACAGACTTGTGTGCTGGCTGTGGATTATGCGCACAAGTCTGCCCGTTTAACGCAATTGAAGTTGTTAGAGAAGGTTCACCTGACTGGATTAAAGCTTGGATGTAGGAGGTGAAAGTGTTTGCCCAGATATAATATCCTCCTAGCTGGCGTTGGAGGGCAAGGACTCTTAACCCTAGGCAGTATCATCGGGAACGCTGCAATAGAAGAGGGCATCGACGCAACCATTGCTGAAACCCATGGTCTAAGCCAGAGAGGAGGAAGCCTAGTAGTTCACGTTAGGCTCGGCGATGGATCATCTCCATTAATTCCGCACGGCGGCGCAAACTTGATTATAGGACTTGAAGCTCTTGAAACACTACGCTACCTCAACTATGCAAATAAAGACACAAAAATTGTTATGAACGAGTTCCTTTGGCCACCACCACTTTCGAAAACGCCGAAACTAGAAGACATAATTAAAGCCATAAGTTCTTCGGCACGATTGTATGTTGTCAATGCTAACGAAGAAGCAAAGAAGGTTACAGGACTTATTGTAACCGCTAATACATTGATACTAGGTTTCGCATATATGATTGATAAAGATCTACAGTCATTATTAAGTGAAAAATCTCTAGAAAAGGGTCTTGAGCGAGTATTTAGAGGAAAAGCTCTCGAGCTCAACAGGAAAGCATTGAAGGCAGGTATGGAACTAGCTAAGAAAACAATATAGGTTAGAAAAACTAACATTTATTTTTAACAAATACTCGCTACAAGAATTCTCAACGAGGTATAAAGACAATGGCATCCAATGTTAGCGTTGAAAAAATAGATTTTTTGATTAAAGAAGCTGAGAAAGTTCTTCCAAACAGTTATGCACCATACAGTAATATACATGTAGCCTCAGCTATACTAACCGATAATGGTAACATCTACTTAGGCGTCAACGTAGAGAATAGTAGCTATGGTCTAACTATTTGTGCAGAAAGATCAGCTATAGCCTCAATGGTTACAAACGGCGAGAGAAAACCTGTAGTCGTCGTTATTGTGACAGATTATCATGAACCAATACCTCCATGCGGAGCATGTAGACAAGTAATAGCTGAGTTCAACAAAGACGCCATGATAGTGATGTATAGTATTAAATCAAAGAAGAAGATCATAACAAGTCTTACAAAACTCTATCCAGACCCATTCAAATTAACTAAATGATCACATAAAGAAAAACTATTAATTACTTGATAGCTAAACAAGTATATGGGATGAAGAAGAACCCGGGATAGGAACCCTTAAGGGAATGTCTATATCTATTTTTATAGCGGGCGCTGACCAAAATAGATAATCAATTACACTCCATACTTGCAACACATTTTCTCTTCAGGAAGCATATATTATCGAGAACTTCTTCATAAGATGCTGTCTCTAAAGCCGTTGAGACAATTTCATCAACTAAATTTTCATCTACATTGAGGTAAATACCATTGACTGAAATCCTTAGTTGTGAGCCAGGATTATATACCTGAACAATAACTGGTTCAAGACCAAGTTTTCTTAAATCATGAGCTGCCGCGAATACAGCATTTATAACATTTGCATCAAATATTTCACCATAGACAATTGTTATCCATACTCTCCTCAATAACAATCACCGTTATTTTTCCTTCTCTACTAAATAGGTACCTCGTTATATCCTTATATAGCCGGGCATTAAGGAATACAACGTTATTAAAAACTAGGATACACCAGTAATACCCCATTATCACACAGACCCCCGTATTTAAACTATTCTAATACTCCATTACAAGGTGTGAGGAGGTAACAGGTAATGGATATTCTAAAGAGGGCCTATGAACTACTCATATTTATGAATATAAAGTATCTTAAGGAGCTAGAGGAACTAAAAGCCAAAGAAGCTATTCTCACTTCAAAGAAAGAGCTTACACCAATAGAGGAAGTAGAACTCATAGGAACCAGGGCGTTAATAGATTTTCTGTCAAAACAATTAAATACTAAAGTACTTGATACATTAGAGCTACATGTAATGAATACTGAAAAGGCATGCATTTAGCTTATTTTAGATAATACAATCCTATACATTTTATATCTATGAAAGTTCTTTCAATATTAAGCCATCTTATTTACTAAAAATTTCTAAAAATCCCAGATATACTAAAATACTTGGGGCTAAGGATTGTCTAAGATCTTTTCATCTAGGAAACATTCCTTATACTTTACAATACTTCTCATTGTGATAATAACTAGTTTATCATATACATGCTATGGCAACGACTATATTCTTCTAGAAAACAAAGAAGTATCCTTCACTATATATCGTAGATATGTTGGATTCTATACCGAACTTAAAGTAATATCATCAAGCGACTATGGCTATTCTCTTTTGATATTTACAGGTGAAGGAATCTTTGCTTATGGTTATTACATGGAAAAAAGACCAGAAGAAAATGGTATCCTACTATACAGGGTTTCAGGAGATCAAAACAGATGGTTTTTAGTAGGTAAAGTATCGTTCAATGAAA contains:
- a CDS encoding indolepyruvate oxidoreductase subunit beta; this encodes MPRYNILLAGVGGQGLLTLGSIIGNAAIEEGIDATIAETHGLSQRGGSLVVHVRLGDGSSPLIPHGGANLIIGLEALETLRYLNYANKDTKIVMNEFLWPPPLSKTPKLEDIIKAISSSARLYVVNANEEAKKVTGLIVTANTLILGFAYMIDKDLQSLLSEKSLEKGLERVFRGKALELNRKALKAGMELAKKTI
- the cdd gene encoding cytidine deaminase produces the protein MASNVSVEKIDFLIKEAEKVLPNSYAPYSNIHVASAILTDNGNIYLGVNVENSSYGLTICAERSAIASMVTNGERKPVVVVIVTDYHEPIPPCGACRQVIAEFNKDAMIVMYSIKSKKKIITSLTKLYPDPFKLTK